The sequence GGCGATGCGCTGAGCGATCGCGGCGGCACTCCGCCCGTCATCGACCGCGGCGCAGAGCACGAACTCGTCGTTCCCGAACCGGCCGACCGTCTCCTCGGCGCGCAGCGCCCGACGCAGCCGGCGGGCGAGGACCACGAGCAGCTCGTCACCGGCCTGCTCGCCCAGGCTCTCGTTGATGGTCGTGAAGCCGTCGACGTCGACGTACAGCACCGCGATCGCCGCGGACCCGTCGCCCAGCCCGTCCAGCAGCCCTTGCAGCCGCTCGACGAGCAGCACGCCGTTCGGCAGCCCGGTCAGCGGGTCGGTCAGCGCCTCGAGCGCGCCCATCCGGGCCTTCGCCCGCTGCTCGATGACGTCGAGTCGGACGCCGTCACCGGCCGCCTCGGCGAGCTCGTCGTCGATCGGGTGCCCGGTGAGCAGCAGCCCGCCGGCGTCGATGAGATCGTTGATCCGGAAGTGGAAGGTCCGGTACTGCTTGTCGGCGGCGCGGAGTCGCAGGCTCACGGCGTCGGCGCGCTCCGCCGTCGGCCGGAGCAGCTGACGGAGGGTGTCGCGGTCCTCGGGGTGGACGAGGGTGACGAGCAGGATGTCGAGGCCCACGGGCAGGCCGAGGGCGGCGTACATCGCCGCGCTCAGGTACGGCACGCCACCGTCGGCGCGCAGCAGCGCGAACCAGTCGCTCGTCGACGCGTCGGACCCGGACAGCTTCGTCGACACGTGCACCGTGCCCGTGACCCGACCGACCGAATCCCGCAGCGGGACCTGCTCGACGCTCACCATGACGGCCGCGCCGTCCCGGTGCCGGACTCGGAGCCGACCCGACCAGACCTGGCCCGCCAGCCCGCACCCGCCGATCAGGGCGGCGTCGGTCGGCCCGACCTCGGGCGAGAGGACCTCGTCGAGCCGCTCCCCCGTGGCCTCGGCCGACGTCCACCCGTAGAGCCGCGTCGCGGCCGGGTTCCACTCGACGACCCGGCCGGCGAGGTCGGTGGCGACGAGCGCCTCGTCGATCATGCCCAGCATCTGCCGGAGCCGGGCGACGTCGTCGGGCACCGTCAGCGATCGTCGAGGCATCTCGCGTCCTCTCCCCCGGCGGGGGCGGCGGGAGTCCTGCCGGCAGCACGGCGCGGCCCGGCCGCGGCTCGACGGCCGCCCCGAGCAGGGGCTCGGTTCCCGGAAGTTCCACGCCCGGCCACGCCTAGGTATCGGGCGTCCGGCACGCCACCTGAAGGGCGAGCCGGGTCAGCCGTCGCTCGGTCGGCCCGCCCGGGCGGCGACCGTCGCGCTAGGGGGTGCGCCCGAGGAGCGCCAGCAGGCTCGCCTGCCGGTCGGCGCCCGGCGGGATCTCGTGGTGGTCGCCGAACATGCCGCTGCCCACGAGCAGGTCCCGCTGGGGCTCGACGACGGCCCAGCACGCCTCGACGAGATCGGGCGGGAGAGCCGTGTCCTGCCCGGTGGCGGCGGCGAGGTCCCAGCCGTGGATGAGCACGTCGAGGAAGCGGTGGCCGGCGTACACCTCGCCCGGCACCGGGCCGTAGGACACCGCGCACGGCGCCGCCATGGCGCCGGGGGCGCGGAAGGCCTCGTCGGCCACGCGCGCGGACTCGGTGTAGGCCGCGAGCGGGTCCGGGCCGAGCACGTCACCGTCGAGCCGATCGCCGACGGCCTCGATCGTCTTGCCACGGGCGAGCTCGGCGGCCCAGAAGTTCCCGGAGACGACGTGGTTGGCGAGCTCGCGCACCGTCCACCCCTCGCACGGTGTCGCCAGCTCCCACTGGTCGTCCCGGATGCCGCCGACGTCGCGACGGGTGGCGTTCAAGGCGCGCTCGTGCAGCGCCGGCAGGTCGAGTCCCATCGGTGCCATCCCCCTCTCGCGCGGAGACTGGCACCCTACCCGTGGGGGCGGCGGAGCGTCTCGGGGCCGCGGCGTGGCGGCACGCGTCGTGAAGCGTCGCGGCCGGTCGGCGCGCGGCCTCGGCGCTCGGCCCGTCGACGGCCGGCGGCGCGACGGTACGGTGCGACGGTGCCCGCCGCGGCGGCCGTCCTCATCGACATCGACGGCGTCCTCACCGTGTCGTGGCGGGCGGTCCCCGGGACCCCGGCCGCGCTCCAGCGGCTCCGCGACGCGGGGCTCGGGATCGCGCTCATCACGAACACGACGTCTCGGAGCCGGCAGTCCATCGCCGCCGCGCTCACGAACGCAGGATTCGGCGTCGGCGCCGCCGAGATCCTCACCGCGCCGGCGCTGACGGCGGCGTACCTCCGCCAGCACCACGCCGGCGGGCGCTGCCTGGTGCTGAACA comes from Acidimicrobiia bacterium and encodes:
- a CDS encoding diguanylate cyclase — protein: MPRRSLTVPDDVARLRQMLGMIDEALVATDLAGRVVEWNPAATRLYGWTSAEATGERLDEVLSPEVGPTDAALIGGCGLAGQVWSGRLRVRHRDGAAVMVSVEQVPLRDSVGRVTGTVHVSTKLSGSDASTSDWFALLRADGGVPYLSAAMYAALGLPVGLDILLVTLVHPEDRDTLRQLLRPTAERADAVSLRLRAADKQYRTFHFRINDLIDAGGLLLTGHPIDDELAEAAGDGVRLDVIEQRAKARMGALEALTDPLTGLPNGVLLVERLQGLLDGLGDGSAAIAVLYVDVDGFTTINESLGEQAGDELLVVLARRLRRALRAEETVGRFGNDEFVLCAAVDDGRSAAAIAQRIAGVLSAPAAIDGHEIQPTVSIGVAITDDPERAPDSLLREADAAMHRAQDGGRAQLAVLDRERQPLAM
- a CDS encoding TIGR03086 family metal-binding protein; translation: MGLDLPALHERALNATRRDVGGIRDDQWELATPCEGWTVRELANHVVSGNFWAAELARGKTIEAVGDRLDGDVLGPDPLAAYTESARVADEAFRAPGAMAAPCAVSYGPVPGEVYAGHRFLDVLIHGWDLAAATGQDTALPPDLVEACWAVVEPQRDLLVGSGMFGDHHEIPPGADRQASLLALLGRTP